Proteins from one Microbacterium proteolyticum genomic window:
- a CDS encoding Sec-independent protein translocase TatB: MFFGLTIEKLLLIGVIAALIIGPERLPKYAESLARLSKRAREAMQGAKTRMRDEMGPDFDDVDWRKLDPRQYDPRRIIREALLEDTPTATMRAAGAAALATQAASDKPAVPPIFVPGKTPPFDDEAT; encoded by the coding sequence ATGTTCTTCGGGCTCACCATCGAGAAGCTTCTGCTGATCGGTGTGATCGCCGCGCTCATCATCGGACCCGAGCGGTTGCCCAAGTACGCCGAGTCTCTCGCGCGACTGAGCAAGCGGGCGCGCGAGGCGATGCAGGGTGCGAAGACACGCATGCGTGACGAGATGGGCCCCGACTTCGACGACGTCGACTGGCGCAAGCTCGACCCGCGGCAGTACGACCCCCGGCGCATCATCCGTGAGGCGCTTCTCGAGGACACCCCGACGGCGACGATGCGCGCGGCCGGGGCCGCGGCGCTGGCGACCCAGGCGGCATCCGACAAGCCGGCCGTCCCGCCGATCTTCGTCCCCGGCAAGACTCCGCCGTTCGACGACGAAGCCACCTGA